A genomic segment from Takifugu rubripes chromosome 20, fTakRub1.2, whole genome shotgun sequence encodes:
- the bloc1s2 gene encoding biogenesis of lysosome-related organelles complex 1 subunit 2 gives MTKENSKRNKMAATGDDAAAMDSISRAPAAQPAAPTPAAGSSQDGRGTEAVLESPAAVPKRPNSNSDAGVETAEEAVEPADPDINELCTDMFGKMAIFLQGELTGICEDYRLLENMNKLTSLKYMEMKDISVNISRNLQDLNNKYASLQPYLDQINQIEEQVSSLEQAAYKLDAYSKKLEARFKKLEKR, from the exons ATGACAAAGGAAAACTCAAAGCGGAACAAAATGGCTGCGACGGGAGATGATGCTGCAGCTATGGACAGCATTTCCAGGGCACCAGCAGCCCAGCCAGCGGCTCCGACCCCGGCTGCTGGCTCCAGCCAGGACGGGAGGGGGACGGAGGCTGTGTTAGAAAGCCCAGCGGCCGTCCCGAAAAGACCAAACTCAAACA GTGATGCTGGGgtggagacagcagaggaggctgTGGAGCCTGCAGATCCTGATATCAATGAACTCTGCACTGACATGTTTGGAAAAATGGCCATCTTCCTGCAAGGGGAGCTGACAG GCATCTGTGAGGATTATCGTCTGCTGGAGAACATGAACAAACTTACTAGTCTCAAGTACATGGAAATGAAGGACATAAGTGTCAACATCAGCCGAAACCTACAGGATCTCAACAACAAAT ATGCTAGTTTACAGCCTTATTTGGATCAGATAAATCAGATTGAAGAGCAAGTGTCTTCACTTGAGCAGGCCGCTTACAAACTGGATGCATATTCCAAGAAACTGG aGGCCAGATTCAAGAAACTGGAGAAGCGGTGA